The Lepus europaeus isolate LE1 chromosome 6, mLepTim1.pri, whole genome shotgun sequence genome includes a window with the following:
- the PCDH20 gene encoding protocadherin-20, which produces MRGRGNARSPRALAVSWRPATWHPRLDMGRLRRPRSSTSHRNLPHLFLFLLFVGPFNCLASHSRATELLYSLNEGLPAGVLIGSLAEDLRLVPRAASRQDQHSQPPERTRAEWNPPLSFSLASSGLSGQYVTLDNRSGELHTSAQEIDREALCLDRGGEAAWGGSVSISSSPSSDSCLLLLDVLVLPQEYFRFVKVKIAIRDINDNAPQFPVSQISVWVPENAPVNTRLAIEHPAVDPDIGTNGVQTYRLLDYHGMFTLDVEENENGERTPYLIVMGSLDRETQDQYVSIIIAEDGGSPPLLGSATLTIGISDINDNCPLFIDSQINVTVYGNATVGTPIAAVQAVDRDLGTNAQITYTYSQKVPQASKDLFHLDETTGVITLFSKIGGSVLQMHKLTILANGPGCIPAVITALVSVIKVIFRPPEIVPRYIANEIDGVVYLKELEPVHTPVAFFTIRDPEDKYKVNCYLDGEGPFRLSPYKPYNNEYLLETTKLMDYELQQFYEIAVVAWNAEGFHVKRIIKVQLLDDNDNAPVFLQPLIELTIEENNAPNAFLTKLYATDADSGERGQVLYFLGPDAPSYFSLDNVTGILTVSTQLDREEKEKYRYTVRAVDCGKPPRESVATVALTVLDKNDNSPRFINKDFSFFVPENFPGYGEIGVISVTDADAGRNGWVALSVVNQSDIFVIDTGKGMLRAKVSLDREQQSSYTLWVEAVDGGEPALSSTTKITILLLDINDNPPLVLFPQSNMSYLLVLPSTLPGSPVTEVYAVDKDTGMNAVIAYSIIGRRGPRPESFRIDPKTGNITLEEALLQTDYGLHRLLVKVSDHGYPEPLHSTVMVNLFVNDTVSNESYIESLLRKEPEINIEEKEPQISIEPTHRKVESLSCMPTLVALSVISLGSITLVTGMGIYICLRKGKKPHREDDNLEVQIPLKGKIDLHMRERKPMDISNI; this is translated from the exons ATGCGCGGCCGAGGGAATGCGCGCAGCCCGCGAGCCCTGGCAGTGAGCTGGCGCCCGGCGACCTGGCACCCGCGCCTGGATATGGGGCGCCTACGTCGTCCCAGaagcagcaccagccacaggaaCCTGCCG catctgtttctgtttctcctgtTCGTGGGACCCTTCAACTGCCTGGCGAGTCACAGCCGCGCCACAGAGCTTCTGTACAGCCTGAACGAGGGACTGCCCGCGGGAGTGCTCATCGGGAGCCTGGCGGAGGACCTGCGGCTGGTGCCCCGCGCCGCCAGCAGACAGGACCAGCATTCGCAGCCGCCAGAGCGCACCAGGGCCGAGTGGAATCCGCCTCTCTCTTTCAGCCTGGCCTCCAGCGGACTGAGCGGCCAGTATGTGACCCTAGACAACCGCTCTGGGGAGCTGCACACTTCTGCCCAGGAGATCGACAGGGAGGCCCTATGTCTTGACCGGGGTGGAGAGGCTGCCTGGGGCGGCAGCgtttccatctcttcctctccatcctctGACTCTTGCCTTTTACTTCTGGATGTGCTTGTCCTGCCTCAGGAATACTTTAGGTTTGTGAAGGTGAAAATCGCCATCAGGGATATCAACGACAACGCCCCCCAGTTTCCTGTTTCCCAAATTTCTGTCTGGGTCCCAGAAAATGCACCTGTAAACACCCGGCTGGCCATTGAGCATCCTGCTGTGGACCCAGATATAGGCACTAACGGGGTGCAAACCTATCGCTTACTGGACTACCATGGCATGTTCACCCTGGACGTGGAGGAGAATGAGAATGGGGAGCGCACCCCCTACCTGATTGTCATGGGCTCTTTGGACAGAGAAACCCAGGACCAGTACGTAAGCATCATCATTGCCGAGGATGGTGGGTCTCCACCACTGTTGGGCAGTGCCACACTCACCATCGGCATAAGTGACATTAATGACAATTGCCCTCTATTCATAGACTCACAAATCAATGTCACTGTCTACGGGAATGCTACAGTTGGTACCCCTATTGCAGCTGTCCAGGCTGTGGACAGAGACTTGGGGACCAATGCTCAAATCACATACACTTATAGCCAGAAAGTTCCACAAGCATCCAAGGATTTATTCCATCTGGATGAAACCACGGGAGTCATAACACTTTTCAGTAAGATTGGAGGAAGTGTTCTACAAATGCATAAGCTCACCATTCTTGCAAATGGACCAGGCTGCATCCCTGCTGTGATCACGGCTCTAGTGTCCGTTATCAAAGTCATCTTCAGACCACCTGAAATAGTTCCTCGTTACATAGCCAATGAGATAGATGGTGTGGTCTATCTGAAAGAACTGGAACCTGTGCACACACCTGTTGCATTTTTCACCATAAGAGATCCGGAAGATAAATACAAGGTCAACTGCTACCTGGACGGTGAAGGGCCGTTTAGGTTATCACCCTACAAGCCGTACAATAATGAATATTTGCTAGAGACTACAAAATTAATGGACTATGAGCTGCAGCAGTTTTATGAAATAGCTGTGGTGGCCTGGAATGCTGAAGGATTTCATGTCAAAAGAATCATTAAAGTGCAACTTTTAGATGACAATGATAATGCTCCTGTTTTCCTACAACCCTTGATAGAACTAACCATTGAAGAAAATAATGCACCCAATGCCTTTTTGACCAAGCTGTATGCCACAGATGCtgacagtggagagagaggccaagttttgtattttctgggaCCTGATGCTCCATCTTATTTTTCCTTAGACAATGTCACAGGGATTCTGACCGTCTCTACCCAACTGGAccgagaagagaaagaaaagtacagGTACACCGTCAGAGCTGTTGACTGTGGAAAGCCACCCAGAGAATCAGTAGCCACTGTGGCTCTCACGGTGTTGGATAAAAATGACAACAGTCCTAGGTTTATCAACAAAGACTTCAGCTTTTTTGTGCCAGAAAATTTTCCAGGATATGGTGAGATTGGAGTGATCAGTGTTACGGATGCAGATGCTGGGCGAAATGGATGGGTGGCCCTCTCGGTGGTGAACCAGAGTGATATTTTTGTCATAGATACAGGAAAGGGCATGTTGAGAGCAAAAGTCTCTTTGGACAGAGAACAGCAAAGCTCCTATACCTTGTGGGTTGAAGCTGTTGATGGGGGTGAGCCTGCCCTCTCCTCTACCACAAAAATCACAATTCTCCTTCTAGATATCAATGACAACCCTCCTCTTGTTTTATTTCCTCAGTCGAATATGTCTTATTTGTTGGTACTGCCATCTACTCTGCCTGGCTCCCCAGTCACCGAGGTCTATGCTGTGGACAAAGACACAGGCATGAATGCTGTCATAGCTTACAGCATCATAGGCAGAAGAGGGCCTAGGCCTGAGTCCTTTCGGATTGACCCTAAAACTGGCAACATCACTTTGGAAGAGGCCTTGCTGCAGACAGATTATGGGCTCCACCGCTTACTGGTGAAAGTGAGCGACCACGGTTACCCTGAGCCTCTCCATTCCACAGTCATGGTAAACCTGTTTGTCAATGACACAGTCAGTAATGAGAGCTACATTGAGagtcttttaagaaaagaacCAGAAATTAACATAGAGGAGAAAGAACCACAAATTTCAATAGAACCGACTCATCGGAAGGTAGAATCGTTATCCTGCATGCCCACCTTAGTAGCTCTGTCTGTGATAAGCTTGGGTTCCATCACACTTGTGACAGGCATGGGCATATACATCTGCTTAAGGAAAGGGAAGAAGCCTCACAGGGAAGACGACAATTTGGAAGTACAAATCCCACTAAAAGGGAAAATTGACTTGCACATGAGAGAGAGGAAACCAATGGATATTTCTAATATTTGA